From Alosa sapidissima isolate fAloSap1 chromosome 2, fAloSap1.pri, whole genome shotgun sequence, one genomic window encodes:
- the LOC121691208 gene encoding uncharacterized protein LOC121691208: MLHWRNTVLLVAAELLSLTTCSGGVGVVTHEEPQQYPGQEVTEHQSAPNTSTGLPADQPLQVALGQTVLLPCLLPYLPTSLNEVRVYWSTKDNSQVEKIYKRPVEVVHVFNKGHEEFMHQSSAYHNRTRLFTNQLQFGNFSLELRNVSEHDNLTTFQCLAFYIGIVGPKFLNNVSLLILHKDDGFENKSRALPTDSRVYWFISIPAAVGISLVLLLAARNKCNSSPRDNNTDPERGEVPQHGHWVAEESTVELEMR; the protein is encoded by the exons TTGTTACCCATGAAGAACCGCAGCAGTATCCAGGTCAAGAGGTCACTGAGCACCAGTCTGCACCCAACACTTCCACTGGCCTCCCCGCAGACCAGCCACTGCAGGTGGCTCTGGGCCAGACGGTTTTGCTTCCTTGTCTTCTACCATACCTCCCCACCTCTCTGAATGAGGTCCGTGTGTACTGGTCCACCAAAGACAACAGCCAGGTGGAGAAGATCTATAAGCGCCCAGTGGAGGTGGTTCATGTCTTCAACAAAGGCCATGAGGAGTTTATGCATCAGTCCTCCGCTTACCACAACAGGACCCGGCTCTTCACCAATCAGCTGCAGTTTGGCAACTTCAGCCTGGAGTTACGCAACGTCTCTGAGCACGACAACCTCACCACCTTTCAGTGTCTTGCATTTTATATTGGAATTGTAGGTCCTAAATTCCTGAACAATGTTTCTTTGCTGATATTGCATAAAGATG ATGGTTTTGAGAATAAGTCAAGAGCTCTCCCTACTGATAGCAGGGTGTATTGGTTCATCAGTATCCCAGCAGCGGTTGGTATTTCCCTGGTGCTGCTACTCG CTGCAAGAAATAAGTGCAACTCTTCACCCCGAGATAACAATACTG ACCCAGAGCGTGGTGAGGTACCTCAGCATGGCCACTGGGTGGCAGAAGAGTCCACGGTCGAGCTGGAGATGAGATAA
- the LOC121690805 gene encoding uncharacterized protein LOC121690805: protein MFSCRKSVLLFLMIAYSGGVGALTHEALHQHTAPEVQPQTTKDTAAPAAPKALQLLATLGQTALLPCDLPDPPPSLRDLRLFWQTAKRHEVVHVFIKGREEFEHQSPAYHNKTRLFTSQLQFGNFSLELRNVSEHDNLTTFQCVVCHGSLDCKTTLIDLWTVERKDDGGKEESVAPPADRRVWHIGIPATACLLGLLILTFIICLCPGTGNKCSSSSPYNSTDPERGKGPQNDHLMAEESTVELEMREEDGGERKREREEDGEERESDREEDGGEKERDREEDGGAREQKQDGGGRGPWQWSTALCPCRTDTVEDNNNNNNNSNRRTISALPV, encoded by the exons ATGTTCTCCTGCCGGAAGTCTGTGCTACTGTTCCTGATGATCGCGTATTCAG GTGGGGTTGGAGCACTTACCCATGAGGCCTTGCACCAGCATACAGCCCCAGAGGTGCAGCCACAGACGACGAAAGACACTGCAGCCCCTGCAGCCCCTAAAGCCCTGCAGTTGCTCGCGACTCTCGGCCAGACCGCTCTCCTGCCCTGCGACCTCCcagacccccctccctctctgcgtGACCTCCGGCTCTTCTGGCAAACGGCCAAAAGACACGAGGTGGTTCACGTCTTCATCAAAGGCCGGGAAGAGTTTGAACATCAGTCCCCTGCCTACCATAACAAGACCCGGCTCTTCACCAGTCAGCTGCAGTTTGGCAACTTCAGCCTGGAGTTACGCAACGTCTCTGAGCACGACAACCTCACCACCTTTCAGTGTGTTGTATGTCATGGCAGCCTGGACTGTAAGACAACACTGATTGACCTGTGGACAGTGGAGAGAAAAGATG ATGGTGGCAAGGAAGAGTCAGTAGCGCCCCCTGCTGACAGGAGGGTGTGGCACATCGGTATCCCAGCAACTGCTTGTCTGTTGGGGCTACTGATACTGACCTTTATTATCT GCCTCTGTCCAGGCACTGGGAACAAGTGCAGCTCATCATCCCCATACAACAGCACTG ACCCAGAGCGTGGTAAGGGGCCTCAGAATGACCATCTGATGGCAGAAGAGTCCACAGTGGAgctggagatgagagaggaggatggaggagaaagaaagagggagagagaggaggatggagaagagagggagagtgatagagaggaggatggaggagagaaagagagggatagagaggaggatggaggagcgAGAGAACAGAAGCAggatggaggagggagaggaccaTGGCAGTGGAGCACCGCTCTCTGTCCCTGCAGAACGGACACAGTggaggacaacaacaacaacaacaacaacagcaacaggagAACCATCTCCGCCTTACCTGTGTGA
- the LOC121690883 gene encoding uncharacterized protein LOC121690883 isoform X2, producing MAPEVQPQTTKDTAAPKALQLLATLGQTALLPCDLPDPPPSLRDLRLFWQTAKRHEVVHVFIKGREEFEHQSPAYHNKTRLFTSQLQFGNFSLELRNVSEHDNLTTFQCVVCHGSLDCKTTLIDLWTVERKDDGGKEESVAPPADRRVWHIGIPATACLLGLLILTFIICLCPGTGNKCSSSSPYNSTDPERGKGPQNDHLMAEESTVELEMREEDGGERKREREEDGEERESDREEDGGEKERDREEDGGAREQKQDGGGRGPWQWSTALCPCRTDTVEDNNNNNNNSNRRTISALPV from the exons ATGGCCCCAGAGGTGCAGCCACAGACCACAAAGGACACTGCAGCCCCTAAAGCCC TGCAGTTGCTCGCGACTCTCGGCCAGACCGCTCTCCTGCCCTGCGACCTCCcagacccccctccctctctgcgtGACCTCCGGCTCTTCTGGCAAACGGCCAAAAGACACGAGGTGGTTCACGTCTTCATCAAAGGCCGGGAAGAGTTTGAACATCAGTCCCCTGCCTACCATAACAAGACCCGGCTCTTCACCAGTCAGCTGCAGTTTGGCAACTTCAGCCTGGAGTTACGCAACGTCTCTGAGCACGACAACCTCACCACCTTTCAGTGTGTTGTATGTCATGGCAGCCTGGACTGTAAGACAACACTGATTGACCTGTGGACAGTGGAGAGAAAAGATG ATGGTGGCAAGGAAGAGTCAGTAGCGCCCCCTGCTGACAGGAGGGTGTGGCACATCGGTATCCCAGCAACTGCTTGTCTGTTGGGGCTACTGATACTGACCTTTATTATCT GCCTCTGTCCAGGCACTGGGAACAAGTGCAGCTCATCATCCCCATACAACAGCACTG ACCCAGAGCGTGGTAAGGGGCCTCAGAATGACCATCTGATGGCAGAAGAGTCCACAGTGGAgctggagatgagagaggaggatggaggagaaagaaagagggagagagaggaggatggagaagagagggagagtgatagagaggaggatggaggagagaaagagagggatagagaggaggatggaggagcgAGAGAACAGAAGCAggatggaggagggagaggaccaTGGCAGTGGAGCACCGCTCTCTGTCCCTGCAGAACGGACACAGTggaggacaacaacaacaacaacaacaacagcaacaggagAACCATCTCCGCCTTACCTGTGTGA
- the LOC121690883 gene encoding uncharacterized protein LOC121690883 isoform X1 produces MLSVSTGGVGALTHEALHQHTAPEVQPQTTKDTAAPAAPKALQLLATLGQTALLPCDLPDPPPSLRDLRLFWQTAKRHEVVHVFIKGREEFEHQSPAYHNKTRLFTSQLQFGNFSLELRNVSEHDNLTTFQCVVCHGSLDCKTTLIDLWTVERKDDGGKEESVAPPADRRVWHIGIPATACLLGLLILTFIICLCPGTGNKCSSSSPYNSTDPERGKGPQNDHLMAEESTVELEMREEDGGERKREREEDGEERESDREEDGGEKERDREEDGGAREQKQDGGGRGPWQWSTALCPCRTDTVEDNNNNNNNSNRRTISALPV; encoded by the exons ATGTTATCTGTGTCCACAGGTGGGGTTGGAGCACTTACCCATGAGGCCTTGCACCAGCATACAGCCCCAGAGGTGCAGCCACAGACGACGAAAGACACTGCAGCCCCTGCAGCCCCTAAAGCCCTGCAGTTGCTCGCGACTCTCGGCCAGACCGCTCTCCTGCCCTGCGACCTCCcagacccccctccctctctgcgtGACCTCCGGCTCTTCTGGCAAACGGCCAAAAGACACGAGGTGGTTCACGTCTTCATCAAAGGCCGGGAAGAGTTTGAACATCAGTCCCCTGCCTACCATAACAAGACCCGGCTCTTCACCAGTCAGCTGCAGTTTGGCAACTTCAGCCTGGAGTTACGCAACGTCTCTGAGCACGACAACCTCACCACCTTTCAGTGTGTTGTATGTCATGGCAGCCTGGACTGTAAGACAACACTGATTGACCTGTGGACAGTGGAGAGAAAAGATG ATGGTGGCAAGGAAGAGTCAGTAGCGCCCCCTGCTGACAGGAGGGTGTGGCACATCGGTATCCCAGCAACTGCTTGTCTGTTGGGGCTACTGATACTGACCTTTATTATCT GCCTCTGTCCAGGCACTGGGAACAAGTGCAGCTCATCATCCCCATACAACAGCACTG ACCCAGAGCGTGGTAAGGGGCCTCAGAATGACCATCTGATGGCAGAAGAGTCCACAGTGGAgctggagatgagagaggaggatggaggagaaagaaagagggagagagaggaggatggagaagagagggagagtgatagagaggaggatggaggagagaaagagagggatagagaggaggatggaggagcgAGAGAACAGAAGCAggatggaggagggagaggaccaTGGCAGTGGAGCACCGCTCTCTGTCCCTGCAGAACGGACACAGTggaggacaacaacaacaacaacaacaacagcaacaggagAACCATCTCCGCCTTACCTGTGTGA